The Streptomyces sp. NBC_01255 genome window below encodes:
- a CDS encoding MOSC domain-containing protein, translated as MAKVVELTYYPVKGCAGLSVQDAFMAPAGLPHDRSFMIVDENGVFRSQRRDPRLALIRPSIAADGTRLTLEAPGSGTVTVPVDSSSERRPVELFGAPFTGIDQGDEAAAWLSAVTGGPSRLVRVPPEHDRITDGLVAGTSGYADSCAVHVVSRSSMAALNERLVSDGAEPLPISRFRPNVVVDGWDDPHTEDLARRITVGSVELAYAKLAIRCAVTLVDQQSGCRRGREPIRTLATYRRAAEGGVAFGVKLAVVRPGRLSVGDGVTVSSWGVSELCADGAATIM; from the coding sequence GTGGCCAAGGTCGTGGAACTCACCTATTACCCGGTCAAGGGCTGCGCGGGCCTCTCCGTGCAGGATGCCTTCATGGCCCCGGCGGGACTCCCTCACGATCGCTCATTCATGATCGTCGACGAGAACGGAGTCTTCCGCAGCCAGCGGCGCGATCCCCGGCTGGCCCTGATACGCCCGAGCATCGCGGCCGACGGAACACGCCTGACCTTGGAGGCCCCGGGCTCCGGCACCGTCACCGTCCCGGTGGACTCGTCGTCCGAGCGACGGCCGGTGGAACTGTTCGGAGCTCCGTTCACCGGCATCGATCAGGGCGACGAGGCAGCAGCCTGGCTTTCCGCGGTGACAGGCGGGCCGAGCCGACTCGTGCGGGTGCCGCCCGAGCACGACCGGATCACCGACGGACTCGTCGCGGGCACATCGGGCTACGCCGACAGCTGCGCGGTGCACGTCGTCTCCCGCTCGTCCATGGCCGCCCTCAACGAGCGCCTCGTCTCCGACGGCGCGGAACCGCTGCCGATCAGCCGGTTCCGCCCCAATGTCGTCGTCGACGGATGGGACGATCCCCACACCGAGGACCTCGCGCGCCGCATCACCGTCGGCTCGGTGGAGTTGGCGTACGCGAAGCTCGCCATCCGCTGTGCCGTCACCTTGGTCGACCAGCAGTCCGGGTGCCGGAGAGGGCGGGAACCGATCCGCACCCTCGCCACCTACCGGCGGGCCGCTGAGGGCGGCGTCGCCTTCGGCGTGAAGCTGGCCGTGGTCCGGCCCGGCCGACTGTCCGTTGGCGACGGCGTGACAGTCAGCTCGTGGGGTGTGTCCGAACTTTGCGCCGATGGTGCGGCGACGATCATGTGA
- the dcd gene encoding dCTP deaminase: protein MLLSDKDIRAEIDAGRVRIDPYDESMVQPSSIDVRLDRFFRVFENHRYPHIDPAVEQFDLTREVEPEGDEAFILHPGEFVLASTYEVISLPDDIASRLEGKSSLGRLGLVTHSTAGFIDPGFSGHVTLELSNLATLPIKLWPGMKIGQLCLFKLSSPAEFPYGSERYGSRYQGQRGPTASRSFMNFHRTQV from the coding sequence GTGCTTCTCTCAGACAAGGACATCCGGGCCGAGATCGATGCCGGACGGGTGCGCATCGACCCGTACGACGAATCCATGGTGCAGCCCTCGAGCATCGACGTGAGGCTTGACCGCTTCTTCCGGGTGTTCGAGAACCACCGCTACCCCCACATCGACCCCGCCGTCGAGCAGTTCGACCTGACGCGTGAGGTCGAGCCGGAGGGCGACGAGGCGTTCATCCTCCACCCCGGCGAGTTCGTGCTCGCCTCGACCTACGAGGTCATCTCCCTGCCGGACGACATCGCGTCGCGGCTGGAAGGTAAGAGCTCCCTCGGGCGGCTCGGGCTGGTCACGCACTCGACCGCCGGGTTCATCGACCCCGGTTTCTCCGGGCACGTGACCCTGGAGCTGTCGAACCTCGCCACCCTGCCGATCAAGCTGTGGCCGGGCATGAAGATCGGCCAGCTGTGCCTGTTCAAGCTGAGCTCGCCCGCCGAGTTCCCGTACGGCAGCGAGCGGTACGGCTCGCGGTACCAGGGGCAGCGGGGGCCGACGGCCTCCCGCTCGTTCATGAACTTCCATC